TGCCATGACAGCCATGCCGCTTATTAGGCCATAAATTGCATTATGATGTTTTCCATAGCGATGTGCCATAGGCAGTAACTGATCCAATGCAATGAAAACCATTATTCCGGAAATGCCCGCAAATATGTACCCAAACATCTTATCGTCAAAAATATTAAACAGCAAAAGGTAACCTATCAAAGCTCCTATCGGCTCCGCCAAACCTGAAAGAAATGAAAATAACAGAGCTTTTGTCTTGCTTTTAGTAGCATAGTAAATCGGTACGGCAACAGCAACCCCCTCCGGTATATTGTGAATCGCAATTGCTATTGAAAGACTGACACCAAGTGAAGGGTCTTGCAAAGTAGCAAAAAAAGTAACCAAACCTTCCGGAAAATTGTGGATAGTAATCGCCAATGCCGATAATAAACCTAAACGATACAATTTTGCTTTTTCAATATCGTCATCTATAGTATCAATTTTTCCTAAAAAATGAACCTCATGCGGATTTTCAGGTTTCGGAATCATTTTGTCGATTAAAGCAATTAAAGCTATACCAACAAAAAAAGATAAAACAGCAAAAATGTAAGCACCTTTTTCAGAATATGACTCCTCCAGAGCACTTATTGATTTTGGAAAAATCTCTATAAATGAAACATATAACATCACGCCCGCAGAAAATCCCAAGGCAGCTGATAAAAAGCCGGGTTTGAATTTTTTACTGGAAAAAGCAATAAGGCCACCAATTCCTGTTGATAAGCCGGCAAACAAAGTTAAGCCAAAAGCCAATAATAGATGTTCCTGATTCATCTGTGGGAGTGGTATTTAAATCATTTTTACTAATGCAAAAATATAAATTTAGACTTATCTAAAATAATTTTTAACAACTTAATTTTTCTTTTAAACAAAAGGAACTCAATCAATTCTAAAATAAAAGTCTATTTAGCGTCATTAATAGAATAGCAGATAAAAAATTGTAATTTTGAGAAATTTTTAAAAATGATGTGATGACGGCATGAATGAGTTTAGATTTGATGACATAAGACCATACAGAGATTCTGAAGTTAATGATGCTGTTCGTTTATTACTGAATGACAAAACTTTTCGTTTTTTGTTAGAATATCTGTTTCCCGGCCAAAAACCTGATGAATGGATAAAAAAAGCTGAAAATATAAATAGTGTTAGAGGCTTTCAGGAAATTATCATGTATCCCTTTACAAAAGAATTACTTCAAAAAAGTTCTTCAGGGATTACTTTTGATGGTTTAGAAAAACTTAAAAAAGATAAAGCATACCTATATATCTCTAACCACCGCGATATTATACTGGATTCTGCCATTTTAAATGTCTTATTATATGAAAACAATTTAGACACTTGCGAGATTGCAATAGGAAATAACTTATTGCTAAATGAATGGATTACCCTTTTTGTGAAACTAAATAAAAACTTTATAGTGCGCCGTGACTTAAGTGGACGTCAGTTATTTGAACATTCTCAAACCCTTTCTCATTATATTCGTCAGCAAATTACCCAACATGACACTTCTGTATGGATCGCTCAGCGTGAAGGCCGAACAAAAGACGGGAATGACAAAACCCAGCAAGGGGTCTTAAAAATGCTGGGAATCTCCGGAGAAAACGATTTTTACCAAAATTATTCTTCTATAAGAATTGCTCCAATGGCCATTTCTTATGAATACGACCCTTGCGATATTCTAAAAGCAAAACAACTGTACTTAAAAAACAAAGGGTTTTCAATCAAACGTAACAAAGATGATTTGAGAGATATCCTTCAGGGTTTAACCGGTATAAAAGGACGCATCCATCTTTCGCTGGGTAAAATCGTAGATGAAAAACTTAAGGAAATAGCTACCATCAAAAATAAAAATAAACAACTTTTTCTGCTGGCAGATTTAATTGATCAGCGAATCCATAAGAACTATAAGCTTTGGCCAACCAACTACATAGCTTATGACCGAATCTATACTCCCAAATACAGTGAAGAATACACTAAAGAAGACTGTGAAATGTTTGATGAACATTTAAGAAAACAATCTGAAAAATTTAATACGGCTAAAGATGAGATTTACCGGTTAATATTAACCTGTTATGCCATGCCTGTATTAAACAAAGCCCGTTTAAAAGACGAAGAAATGCTTTCTCTCTAAGAATTAATTAAATGTCAGTAAAGTAAATC
This Chitinophagaceae bacterium DNA region includes the following protein-coding sequences:
- the zupT gene encoding zinc transporter ZupT yields the protein MNQEHLLLAFGLTLFAGLSTGIGGLIAFSSKKFKPGFLSAALGFSAGVMLYVSFIEIFPKSISALEESYSEKGAYIFAVLSFFVGIALIALIDKMIPKPENPHEVHFLGKIDTIDDDIEKAKLYRLGLLSALAITIHNFPEGLVTFFATLQDPSLGVSLSIAIAIHNIPEGVAVAVPIYYATKSKTKALLFSFLSGLAEPIGALIGYLLLFNIFDDKMFGYIFAGISGIMVFIALDQLLPMAHRYGKHHNAIYGLISGMAVMA
- a CDS encoding glycerol acyltransferase, coding for MNEFRFDDIRPYRDSEVNDAVRLLLNDKTFRFLLEYLFPGQKPDEWIKKAENINSVRGFQEIIMYPFTKELLQKSSSGITFDGLEKLKKDKAYLYISNHRDIILDSAILNVLLYENNLDTCEIAIGNNLLLNEWITLFVKLNKNFIVRRDLSGRQLFEHSQTLSHYIRQQITQHDTSVWIAQREGRTKDGNDKTQQGVLKMLGISGENDFYQNYSSIRIAPMAISYEYDPCDILKAKQLYLKNKGFSIKRNKDDLRDILQGLTGIKGRIHLSLGKIVDEKLKEIATIKNKNKQLFLLADLIDQRIHKNYKLWPTNYIAYDRIYTPKYSEEYTKEDCEMFDEHLRKQSEKFNTAKDEIYRLILTCYAMPVLNKARLKDEEMLSL